Proteins from one Staphylococcus saprophyticus subsp. saprophyticus ATCC 15305 = NCTC 7292 genomic window:
- the rpoB gene encoding DNA-directed RNA polymerase subunit beta, producing MAGQFVQYGRHRKRRNYARISEVLELPNLIEIQTKSYDWFLEEGLLEMFRDISPIEDFTGNLSLEFVDYRLGEPKYDLEESKNRDTTYSAPLRVKVRLIIKETGEVKEQEVFMGDFPLMTDTGTFVINGAERVIVSQLVRSPSVYFNEKLDKNGRTNFDATIIPNRGAWLEYETDAKDVVYVRIDRTRKLPLTVLLRALGFSTDQEIVDLLGDNEYLRNTLEKDGTETTDQALLEIYERLRPGEPPTVENAKSLLYSRFFDPKRYDLASVGRYKANKKLHLKHRLFNQKLAEPIVNTETGEIVAEEGTVLDRRNLDEIMDVLEANANSEVFELEGTVIDEPVEIQSIKVYVPNDEEGRTTTVIGNAFPDSEVKCITPADIIASMSYFFNLLSGIGFTDDIDHLGNRRLRSVGELLQNQFRIGLSRMERVVRERMSIQDTDSVTPQQLINIRPVIASIKEFFGSSQLSQFMDQANPLAELTHKRRLSALGPGGLTRERAQMEVRDVHYSHYGRMCPIETPEGPNIGLINSLSSYARVNEFGFIETPYRKVDLETNSITDQIDYLTADEEDSYVVAQANSTLDENGRFIADEVVCRFRGNNTVMAKEKMDYMDVSPKQVVSAATACIPFLENDDSNRALMGANMQRQAVPLMNPESPFVGTGMEHVAARDSGAAIVAKRKGRVEHVESNEILVRQLIEEDGQEYEGELDRYPLAKFKRSNTGTCYNQRPIVASGDVVTKGEILADGPSMELGEMALGRNVVVGFMTWDGYNYEDAVIMSERLVKDDVYTSIHIEEYESEARDTKLGPEEITRDIPNVSDSALKNLDDRGIVYVGAEVNDGDILVGKVTPKGVTELTAEERLLHAIFGEKAREVRDTSLRVPHGAGGIVLDVKVFNREEGDDTLSPGVNQLVRVYIVQKRKIHVGDKMCGRHGNKGVISKLVPEEDMPYLPDGTPIDIMLNPLGVPSRMNIGQVLELHLGMAAKNLGIHVASPVFDGASDEDVWSTIEEAGMARDGKTVLYDGRTGEPFDNRISVGVMYMLKLAHMVDDKLHARSTGPYSLVTQQPLGGKAQFGGQRFGEMEVWALEAYGAAYTLQEILTYKSDDTVGRVKTYESIVKGENITKPGVPESFRVLMKELQSLGLDVKIMDEHDNEIDMQDNEEEDVVERKVDLQQKDAPQSQKEVTD from the coding sequence TTGGCAGGTCAATTTGTCCAATATGGAAGACATCGTAAACGTAGAAACTATGCGAGAATTTCAGAGGTATTAGAATTACCGAATTTAATTGAGATTCAAACTAAGTCTTACGATTGGTTCTTAGAAGAAGGTTTATTAGAAATGTTTAGAGACATTTCTCCGATTGAAGATTTCACAGGCAATCTATCTTTAGAGTTTGTAGATTACAGACTTGGAGAACCGAAATATGATTTAGAAGAATCTAAAAACCGTGATACAACGTATTCTGCACCTCTACGTGTTAAAGTGCGTTTGATTATCAAGGAAACTGGCGAAGTAAAAGAACAAGAAGTGTTTATGGGCGATTTCCCATTAATGACAGATACAGGTACATTCGTAATTAACGGTGCTGAACGTGTTATCGTTTCACAATTAGTTCGTTCACCATCCGTATACTTCAATGAAAAACTAGATAAAAATGGTCGTACCAACTTCGATGCTACAATTATTCCAAACCGTGGTGCTTGGTTAGAATATGAAACAGATGCAAAAGATGTTGTTTACGTACGTATTGATAGAACTAGAAAATTACCATTAACAGTATTATTACGTGCTTTAGGTTTCTCTACAGATCAAGAAATCGTTGATCTTTTAGGTGACAATGAGTATTTACGTAATACTTTAGAAAAAGATGGTACAGAAACAACAGATCAAGCGCTATTAGAAATCTATGAGCGTTTACGCCCTGGTGAACCACCTACAGTAGAAAATGCTAAGAGTCTTTTATATTCTCGTTTCTTCGATCCGAAACGTTATGACTTAGCAAGCGTAGGTCGTTACAAAGCAAACAAAAAACTTCATTTAAAACACCGCTTGTTTAATCAAAAATTAGCAGAACCTATTGTTAATACTGAAACAGGTGAAATTGTTGCTGAAGAAGGTACTGTGCTTGATCGTCGTAATCTCGATGAAATCATGGATGTACTGGAAGCAAATGCTAACAGTGAAGTCTTTGAGTTAGAAGGTACAGTGATTGATGAACCTGTTGAAATTCAATCTATTAAAGTTTATGTTCCTAACGATGAAGAAGGACGTACAACGACAGTGATTGGTAATGCATTCCCTGATTCAGAAGTGAAATGTATTACACCAGCAGATATTATTGCATCAATGTCTTACTTCTTTAACTTATTAAGTGGTATTGGCTTCACAGATGATATTGACCACCTTGGTAACCGTCGTCTACGTTCAGTAGGTGAATTGTTACAAAACCAATTCCGTATTGGTTTATCAAGAATGGAACGTGTTGTACGTGAAAGAATGTCTATCCAAGACACTGATTCTGTAACGCCACAACAATTAATCAATATTCGTCCAGTGATTGCATCTATCAAAGAATTCTTTGGTAGTTCACAATTATCACAATTCATGGACCAAGCGAATCCGTTAGCTGAGTTAACGCATAAACGTCGTTTATCAGCTCTAGGACCTGGTGGTTTAACGCGTGAACGTGCTCAAATGGAAGTACGTGACGTTCACTATTCTCACTATGGCCGTATGTGTCCAATTGAAACGCCAGAGGGTCCAAACATCGGACTTATTAACTCGTTATCTAGTTATGCGCGTGTAAATGAATTCGGCTTTATTGAAACACCTTACCGTAAAGTGGATCTTGAAACGAATTCAATCACGGATCAAATTGACTATTTAACAGCTGATGAAGAAGATAGCTATGTTGTAGCACAAGCAAACTCAACATTAGACGAAAATGGCCGTTTCATAGCAGACGAAGTTGTTTGTCGTTTCCGTGGTAATAATACAGTTATGGCCAAAGAAAAAATGGATTATATGGATGTCTCACCTAAACAAGTTGTTTCTGCAGCGACAGCATGTATTCCTTTCTTAGAAAACGATGACTCTAACCGTGCATTGATGGGTGCGAACATGCAACGTCAAGCAGTGCCATTGATGAATCCAGAATCACCATTTGTAGGTACAGGTATGGAGCACGTGGCAGCACGTGACTCTGGTGCAGCAATTGTTGCAAAACGTAAAGGTCGCGTTGAGCACGTTGAATCTAATGAAATTCTTGTTCGTCAACTTATCGAAGAAGACGGTCAAGAATACGAAGGCGAATTAGATCGCTATCCATTAGCTAAATTCAAACGTTCAAATACGGGTACTTGTTATAACCAAAGACCTATCGTTGCTTCTGGTGACGTAGTAACTAAAGGTGAAATTTTAGCCGATGGTCCTTCAATGGAACTTGGTGAAATGGCATTAGGTAGAAACGTAGTTGTTGGTTTCATGACTTGGGACGGTTACAACTATGAGGATGCTGTTATTATGAGTGAACGCCTAGTTAAAGATGACGTATATACTTCTATTCATATTGAAGAGTATGAATCAGAAGCGCGTGATACGAAACTAGGACCTGAGGAAATCACTCGCGATATTCCTAACGTTTCTGACAGTGCACTTAAAAACTTAGATGACCGTGGTATTGTATACGTCGGCGCTGAAGTTAATGATGGTGACATCTTAGTAGGTAAAGTAACGCCTAAAGGTGTAACAGAATTAACTGCAGAAGAACGTTTACTACACGCTATCTTTGGTGAAAAAGCACGTGAAGTTCGCGATACATCATTACGCGTACCTCATGGTGCAGGTGGTATTGTTCTAGATGTTAAAGTCTTTAACCGTGAAGAAGGAGACGATACATTATCTCCAGGTGTTAACCAATTAGTGCGTGTTTATATCGTTCAAAAACGTAAAATTCACGTAGGAGATAAAATGTGTGGTCGTCATGGTAACAAAGGTGTTATTTCTAAACTTGTTCCTGAAGAAGATATGCCATATCTTCCAGACGGCACACCAATCGATATCATGTTGAACCCACTTGGTGTTCCTTCACGTATGAATATCGGACAAGTATTAGAGCTACACTTAGGTATGGCTGCTAAAAACTTAGGTATTCACGTTGCATCACCAGTATTTGATGGTGCAAGTGATGAAGACGTTTGGTCAACAATTGAAGAAGCTGGTATGGCTCGTGATGGTAAGACAGTATTATACGATGGACGTACGGGTGAACCATTCGATAACAGAATTTCAGTCGGCGTTATGTACATGCTGAAACTTGCACACATGGTTGATGACAAACTACACGCACGTTCAACTGGACCATATTCACTTGTAACGCAACAACCACTTGGTGGTAAAGCACAATTTGGTGGACAACGTTTCGGTGAAATGGAAGTATGGGCACTTGAAGCTTACGGTGCTGCATATACACTTCAAGAAATTTTAACTTACAAATCCGATGATACAGTAGGTCGTGTGAAAACATATGAATCTATTGTTAAAGGTGAAAATATTACTAAACCAGGTGTTCCTGAATCATTCCGAGTATTGATGAAAGAATTACAAAGTTTAGGACTAGATGTTAAAATCATGGACGAGCATGACAATGAAATTGACATGCAAGATAATGAAGAAGAAGATGTCGTTGAACGTAAAGTGGATCTTCAACAAAAAGATGCTCCACAATCACAAAAAGAAGTTACAGACTAA
- a CDS encoding class I SAM-dependent methyltransferase, with the protein MNHYYDENPEVESDELLFTYSYDNHDLELITDSGVFSKGKIDFGSDLLVTTFLKAYPPGPTKKIIDVGCGYGPIGLMIAKVSPHHEVTMVDINQRALSLSRKNKKRNRIDNAEIIESNGLSQVEDNTYDFVLTNPPIRAGKQVVHSILEDAFNKLKQGGALYVVIQKKQGMPSAKKKMQETFDNVEVLEKSKGYYILRSVKG; encoded by the coding sequence ATGAATCATTACTATGATGAAAATCCTGAAGTAGAAAGTGATGAGTTGCTTTTTACGTACTCCTACGATAACCATGATTTAGAACTAATAACAGATTCAGGTGTATTTTCTAAAGGAAAAATAGACTTCGGCTCTGATTTATTAGTGACAACATTTTTGAAAGCATATCCTCCTGGTCCCACGAAGAAAATTATAGACGTTGGTTGTGGCTATGGCCCTATCGGTTTAATGATTGCAAAAGTTTCCCCACATCACGAAGTGACAATGGTTGATATTAACCAAAGAGCACTATCATTATCAAGAAAAAATAAAAAAAGAAACCGTATAGACAATGCTGAGATTATTGAAAGTAATGGTTTGTCACAAGTAGAAGATAACACTTATGATTTTGTACTGACTAATCCGCCGATTAGAGCAGGAAAGCAAGTCGTTCACAGTATTTTAGAAGATGCTTTTAATAAATTGAAACAAGGTGGCGCCTTGTATGTAGTAATTCAGAAAAAACAAGGTATGCCGTCAGCAAAGAAAAAAATGCAAGAAACATTCGATAACGTGGAAGTATTAGAAAAGAGCAAAGGCTACTACATTTTAAGAAGTGTAAAAGGTTGA
- the rplL gene encoding 50S ribosomal protein L7/L12, whose product MANQEQIIEAIKEMSVLELNDLVKAIEEEFGVTAAAPVAAAGAAAGGDAEAEKTDFDVELTSAGSSKIKVVKAVKEATGLGLKDAKELVDGAPKVIKEALPKEEAEKLKEALEEVGATVELK is encoded by the coding sequence ATGGCTAATCAAGAACAAATCATTGAAGCAATTAAAGAAATGTCAGTTTTAGAATTAAACGACTTAGTAAAAGCAATTGAAGAAGAATTTGGTGTAACTGCAGCAGCTCCAGTAGCAGCAGCAGGCGCAGCAGCAGGCGGAGACGCTGAAGCTGAAAAAACTGATTTCGATGTTGAATTAACTTCAGCTGGATCATCTAAAATCAAAGTCGTTAAAGCTGTTAAAGAAGCTACTGGCTTAGGATTAAAAGATGCTAAAGAATTAGTTGACGGAGCTCCTAAAGTAATCAAAGAAGCTTTACCTAAAGAAGAAGCTGAAAAACTTAAAGAAGCATTAGAAGAAGTTGGCGCTACAGTAGAATTAAAATAA
- the rplJ gene encoding 50S ribosomal protein L10: MSAIIDAKKQEVDIIAEQLKNSVSTVIVDYRGLSVAEVTELRSQLREAGVEYKVLKNTMVRRAAQQAGIDGLDEFLVGPTAVATSTEDVVAPAKVIAGFAKEHQALEIKTGVMEGNVISAEEVNTVGTLPSHDGLVSMLLSVLQAPVRNFAYAVKAVGEDKESKEESAE, encoded by the coding sequence ATGTCTGCAATCATCGATGCAAAAAAACAAGAAGTTGATATTATTGCTGAACAACTTAAAAACTCAGTATCTACAGTTATCGTTGACTATCGTGGTCTAAGCGTTGCTGAAGTAACTGAATTACGTTCACAATTACGTGAAGCTGGTGTTGAATACAAAGTATTGAAAAACACTATGGTTCGTCGTGCAGCTCAACAAGCTGGTATTGACGGTTTAGATGAATTCTTAGTAGGTCCTACTGCAGTTGCTACTTCAACAGAAGATGTTGTTGCTCCAGCAAAAGTTATCGCAGGATTTGCAAAAGAACATCAAGCATTAGAAATTAAAACAGGTGTTATGGAAGGCAATGTTATTTCTGCTGAAGAAGTTAACACTGTTGGTACATTACCATCACACGACGGTCTTGTTTCTATGCTTTTATCAGTATTACAAGCTCCAGTACGCAACTTCGCTTATGCAGTTAAAGCTGTTGGAGAAGACAAAGAATCAAAAGAAGAAAGCGCTGAATAA
- the rplA gene encoding 50S ribosomal protein L1, translated as MAKKSKRYQEAASKIDRLKHYNVEEAVELAKETNIANFDASVEVAFRLGIDTRKNDQQIRGAVVLPNGTGKSQRVLVFAKGDKAAEAEAAGADFVGEGEYVEKIQQGWFDFDVVVATPDMMGEVGKLGRVLGPKGLMPNPKTGTVTMDVKKAVEEIKAGKVEYRAEKSGIVHASIGKTSFDTDKLVENFKTLQDVLTKAKPASAKGTYFKSVAVTTTMGPGVKVDTSSFKL; from the coding sequence ATGGCTAAAAAAAGCAAAAGATATCAAGAAGCAGCTAGCAAAATCGATCGCTTAAAACATTATAATGTTGAAGAAGCTGTTGAACTAGCTAAAGAAACAAACATCGCTAACTTTGATGCATCAGTTGAAGTAGCATTCCGTTTAGGTATTGATACTCGTAAAAATGATCAACAAATCCGTGGAGCAGTAGTGCTTCCAAACGGTACTGGTAAATCACAACGTGTATTAGTGTTCGCAAAAGGAGACAAAGCAGCAGAAGCTGAAGCAGCAGGTGCTGATTTCGTTGGCGAAGGCGAATATGTAGAAAAAATCCAACAAGGTTGGTTTGACTTTGACGTAGTAGTAGCTACACCAGACATGATGGGCGAAGTTGGTAAACTTGGTCGCGTATTAGGACCTAAAGGTTTAATGCCTAACCCTAAAACTGGAACAGTAACTATGGACGTTAAAAAAGCTGTTGAAGAAATCAAAGCTGGTAAAGTAGAATACCGTGCTGAGAAATCAGGTATTGTTCATGCATCAATTGGTAAAACATCATTTGATACTGACAAACTTGTTGAAAACTTCAAAACTTTACAAGACGTATTAACTAAAGCAAAACCTGCTTCAGCTAAAGGTACGTACTTCAAATCTGTTGCTGTAACTACAACAATGGGTCCTGGAGTTAAAGTTGATACTTCAAGCTTCAAACTATAA
- the rplK gene encoding 50S ribosomal protein L11 codes for MAKKVEKVVKLQIPAGKANPAPPVGPALGQAGVNIMGFCKEFNARTQEDAGLIIPVEISVYEDRSFTFITKTPPAPVLLKKAAGVEKGSGEPNKTKVATVTKDQVREIANQKMQDLNAADEEAAMRIIEGTARSMGITVQ; via the coding sequence GTGGCTAAAAAAGTAGAAAAAGTTGTTAAATTACAAATTCCTGCAGGTAAAGCAAATCCAGCACCACCAGTTGGTCCAGCATTAGGTCAAGCAGGTGTGAATATTATGGGATTCTGTAAGGAATTCAACGCACGTACACAAGAAGACGCAGGTTTAATTATTCCGGTAGAAATCAGTGTTTATGAAGACCGTTCATTTACATTTATTACAAAAACTCCACCGGCGCCAGTACTACTTAAAAAAGCAGCAGGCGTTGAAAAAGGTTCAGGCGAACCTAACAAAACAAAAGTTGCTACAGTAACTAAAGATCAAGTACGTGAAATTGCAAACCAAAAAATGCAAGATTTAAATGCTGCAGACGAAGAAGCAGCTATGCGTATTATCGAAGGTACTGCTCGTAGTATGGGTATCACAGTTCAATAA
- the nusG gene encoding transcription termination/antitermination protein NusG, translated as MSEEVGAKRWYAVHTYSGYENKVKKNLEKRVESMNMTEQIFRVVIPEEEETQVKDGKAKTLTKKTFPGYVLVELVMTDESWYIVRNTPGVTGFVGSAGAGSKPNPLLPEEARFILKQMGMKEKTIDVQIDLGEQVRIKSGPFANQVGEVQEIEADKFKLTVLVDMFGRETPVEVEFDQVEKL; from the coding sequence ATGTCTGAAGAAGTTGGCGCAAAGCGTTGGTATGCTGTGCATACTTATTCTGGTTATGAGAATAAAGTGAAAAAGAATTTAGAAAAACGTGTTGAATCTATGAATATGACTGAACAAATATTCAGAGTTGTTATACCAGAAGAAGAAGAAACACAAGTTAAAGATGGCAAAGCCAAAACATTAACTAAAAAAACATTCCCAGGATACGTGCTAGTCGAGTTAGTAATGACTGACGAATCATGGTATATCGTAAGAAATACACCTGGTGTAACAGGATTTGTTGGTTCAGCTGGTGCTGGATCAAAGCCAAATCCATTACTTCCTGAAGAAGCACGCTTCATCCTTAAACAAATGGGCATGAAAGAAAAAACAATCGATGTTCAAATTGACTTAGGTGAACAAGTAAGAATTAAATCAGGCCCATTTGCAAATCAAGTTGGTGAAGTTCAAGAAATTGAAGCGGATAAATTCAAACTTACTGTTCTTGTAGACATGTTTGGTAGAGAAACACCAGTAGAAGTAGAATTTGATCAAGTTGAAAAACTGTAA
- the secE gene encoding preprotein translocase subunit SecE → MAKKESFFQGVKSEMEKTSWPTKEELFKYTVIVVATVVFFLVFFYALDLGIGRIIELIK, encoded by the coding sequence ATGGCTAAAAAAGAGAGTTTCTTCCAAGGCGTAAAGTCAGAAATGGAAAAGACAAGTTGGCCAACGAAAGAAGAATTATTTAAATACACAGTCATTGTTGTAGCTACAGTAGTATTTTTCTTAGTATTCTTCTATGCCTTAGACTTAGGAATTGGTAGAATTATAGAGTTAATTAAATAG
- the rpmG gene encoding 50S ribosomal protein L33, with protein MKKVPLNCEVCGNRNYNVPKQSNLASRLELKKYCPRCNAHTLHKESK; from the coding sequence ATGAAAAAAGTACCATTGAATTGTGAAGTGTGTGGTAATCGAAATTATAACGTTCCCAAACAGAGTAATCTTGCATCTAGACTGGAATTGAAGAAATATTGTCCGAGATGTAATGCACATACGTTGCATAAAGAATCGAAATAA
- a CDS encoding RNA polymerase sigma factor: protein MTRNNRIPTNTLINGEKRTKPIDVPEIFKVLSPMIRRRLYHFAIHPNDQEDLCQDVLVRLYCAFKKFDFTDDTPIEHYVNRVIKNVKNDYIRKKCYGNQRQEMLVNEFIVNYQNSKTEHPLDKHILALEIGSQLQQGLMKLTVLEKSIVIYLLNDFKPKEIAETLNIQIKVVYNAIHRCKMKLRRYLENEK, encoded by the coding sequence ATGACAAGAAATAACCGCATTCCAACTAACACTTTAATTAATGGAGAAAAGAGAACCAAACCAATCGATGTGCCTGAAATTTTTAAAGTCTTAAGCCCAATGATTCGTAGACGTTTATATCATTTTGCTATACATCCAAATGACCAAGAAGATTTGTGTCAAGATGTGCTCGTAAGATTATACTGTGCATTTAAAAAATTTGATTTCACTGATGACACACCTATTGAGCATTATGTAAATCGTGTGATTAAAAATGTAAAAAATGATTATATCCGTAAAAAATGCTATGGCAACCAACGACAAGAAATGCTGGTCAATGAATTTATAGTCAATTATCAAAATAGTAAAACAGAACACCCACTTGATAAACATATATTAGCTTTAGAGATAGGAAGTCAATTACAACAGGGATTAATGAAACTGACGGTCTTAGAAAAAAGTATCGTAATCTATTTACTAAATGACTTTAAGCCGAAAGAAATTGCTGAAACACTAAATATACAAATCAAAGTGGTTTACAATGCGATACATCGTTGTAAAATGAAATTAAGACGCTATTTAGAAAATGAGAAATAG
- a CDS encoding NYN domain-containing protein, whose product MKDRYLIIDGYNMIGQSQELSRIAQDNLEEAREQLLIAIANYNAVIADEVVCVFDAYEQSGAPTEYMYHGVKTIFTKEKETADSYIERYVYDLYDKHTRHITVVTSDMSEQHAIFGAGAYRVSSREMWRDLRENEISVSKKLDGFNEQKPRTRIELSNEILEEFEKLRRGDNH is encoded by the coding sequence ATGAAAGATCGTTATTTAATCATTGATGGATATAATATGATTGGACAATCGCAGGAATTAAGTCGTATTGCACAAGATAACCTTGAAGAAGCACGTGAACAATTGCTCATTGCTATAGCGAACTATAACGCAGTCATTGCGGATGAAGTTGTCTGCGTATTCGATGCTTATGAACAATCCGGAGCGCCTACAGAATATATGTATCATGGTGTTAAAACGATTTTTACAAAAGAAAAAGAAACTGCAGATAGCTACATTGAACGTTATGTATATGACTTATATGACAAACATACAAGACATATTACAGTGGTTACGAGCGATATGAGTGAGCAACATGCTATTTTTGGTGCAGGTGCATATCGTGTGTCTTCAAGAGAAATGTGGAGAGATTTAAGAGAAAATGAAATTTCTGTATCGAAAAAGCTAGATGGATTTAATGAACAGAAACCCAGAACGCGTATCGAACTTTCAAATGAAATTCTTGAAGAATTTGAAAAATTAAGACGCGGCGATAATCATTAA
- the rlmB gene encoding 23S rRNA (guanosine(2251)-2'-O)-methyltransferase RlmB, with protein MEEIVIVGRHAVKEAIVSGHTINKILIQDTIKKGQINEILKLANSNKIIVQSVPKSKIDGLSDSPHQGVAAYIAPYEYADFDAFVAQQKAQDKLSTVLILDGLEDPHNLGSILRTADASGVDGVIIPKRRSVALTQTVAKASTGAIQHIPVMRVTNLANTIETLKDNGYWIVGTEAENSTDYREMDAGMPLGIVIGSEGQGMSRLVKEKCDFYINIPMVGHVNSLNASVAASLMMYEVFRKRNYIGDKA; from the coding sequence ATGGAAGAGATCGTAATTGTTGGTCGACATGCAGTAAAAGAAGCTATTGTCTCAGGACATACTATTAATAAAATTCTGATTCAAGATACTATCAAAAAAGGCCAAATCAACGAAATTTTAAAATTAGCGAATAGTAATAAAATTATAGTTCAATCTGTACCGAAATCTAAAATAGATGGATTGTCAGATTCACCTCACCAGGGTGTTGCTGCTTACATTGCTCCATATGAATATGCGGACTTTGATGCATTTGTTGCGCAACAAAAAGCACAAGATAAATTATCGACAGTATTAATTTTAGATGGTTTAGAAGACCCACATAACCTAGGATCAATCTTAAGAACCGCAGATGCTTCAGGTGTTGATGGTGTCATAATTCCTAAGAGACGTTCAGTTGCTTTAACACAAACGGTTGCCAAAGCATCGACGGGCGCTATTCAGCATATACCAGTAATGAGGGTGACTAATTTGGCTAACACGATTGAAACGCTAAAGGATAACGGCTATTGGATTGTTGGTACTGAAGCTGAAAATTCAACGGACTATAGAGAAATGGATGCTGGCATGCCACTAGGTATTGTCATAGGTAGTGAAGGTCAAGGTATGAGCCGTTTAGTTAAAGAAAAATGCGATTTCTATATCAATATTCCAATGGTAGGTCATGTTAACAGTCTAAATGCATCAGTAGCAGCAAGTTTAATGATGTATGAAGTTTTCCGCAAACGTAATTATATCGGAGATAAAGCATGA
- a CDS encoding Mini-ribonuclease 3, protein MNNKLLNPLTLAYMGDAVLDQHVRAYIVLKLKAKPNRLHQEAKRYVSAKSQALTLESLMENEWFSEEELDIVRRGRNAKSYTKAKNTDIQTYRKSSGLEAIIGYLYLEKEDARLAALLEQIVQIVDER, encoded by the coding sequence ATGAATAATAAATTATTAAATCCGTTGACACTTGCTTACATGGGTGACGCAGTCTTAGATCAACACGTGAGAGCATATATCGTTTTAAAATTAAAAGCAAAGCCTAATCGTTTACATCAAGAAGCTAAACGCTACGTTTCAGCTAAGAGTCAAGCGCTGACGCTAGAGTCATTAATGGAAAATGAATGGTTTTCAGAAGAAGAATTAGATATCGTGCGTCGAGGTAGAAACGCTAAAAGTTATACCAAAGCAAAAAATACAGATATTCAAACATATAGAAAAAGTTCTGGGTTAGAGGCAATCATTGGTTATTTATATTTAGAAAAAGAAGATGCACGTTTAGCGGCACTATTAGAACAAATTGTACAAATCGTAGACGAAAGGTAG